The window AATGAACCACGAAGAACTTTTTACTTTATTAAAAGGTTTTATAACTGAAGTGATAGGTGCTGAATTTGTAGAAGAGATGGATATTACTCCTCAAAGTTCATTCACCAGAGATCTTGAAATGGACAGCATTGAGATTGTCTCTTTCTCAGAAAAGATCAAAGCGCATTTTGGCGATCAGATCGACTTTACAGGCTGGTTATCTTCTATGGATCTTGACCAGCTGATTAATCTTGACCTTAGTATGATCATCAATTATATCTACGAATGCCAATAATCACTGTCAATAACAGACAAGTTCATATACAGGAACTCAACAAAGGAGCCGAACATACCGTGGTACTTATCCACGGGATGTTCAGCAACCTGTCCATTTATTATTTTAATATTGCCCCTGTGCTGGCAAAGCATTTCCATGTGGTGATGTATGATCTGAAAAGCCACGGTATGAGTGAACGCTTTCCGGATGGGTACGATCTTGACAATATGTCATCCGATTTAATAGGTTTAATAGATCACCTTCAACTGGAAAAAGTACATCTTGCAGGCTACAGCTTCGGAGGGCTTATAGCGTTGAAAACAGCTTTGGAATACCCGGACCGAATACATCAGCTCGTGGTGATAGAAGCACCTGATCCTCAGGACGAAAAAGCCCGAAACATCATTGATGAGTACAGCAAAGAATTTCTAGAGCATTATGTAGCCAATTTTACCGATACCACCAAAGTACAGATGGGCAAAAGACAAATGGAAAAGAACCACCGTATGTATGAATTTCTGTTTAACGAAACGACCATCAAAGCAGACATGATCCGGGAGAAACATTTCCTGGGGGAAACCGACTTCAGCAAACTGACGGCTCCCACTCTGTTGCTTTATGGCGCTGATTCCAACTGCAGACCTACCGGTGAGTGGCTGCAATCTCAAATCAGCCAGTCTGAACTTGAATTAATTCCGGGTGATCACAATATTCCTATCCAGGAACCTCAGCGCATTGCTGAAACGATTGCTCAATTTTTATCTAAAATTTTAACACAAAACCATGGCTAAATTTGCATTTATAGTTCCACCACTCACAGGACATGTCAACCCTACCCTAAGCATCGGTGCTGCGCTGCTGAAAAGAGGACATGAAGTAGCCTGGATCAGCCTTGACCCTACTTTAGAGGCTAAACTTCCCGAGGGAGGAAAATTATTGCTGATCCAGTATGATCAGACCGACGAAGAAAAGAAAGAAAGTGAACAGTATCTTGATATTATTTCTAAGAAAGTAGTGTATGGTATAGACAGCGTGAAGTTCCTTTACGAAGAGGTTCTTATTCCGCTGAACAGACATTGCTATAACGGTATTGTTTCATTGTTAAAAATAGAGCAGCCTGATTTGATTATCGGGGACCATCAGTTATTTGCAGCTCCTGTTGCCGCAAAAGCGCTTGGAATTCCTTATGCAACTTCCGTTACCGCTCCGGCCGCCATTAAAATCATGAATGAACTGCCAAAAGTACACGAATGGGAAGTGAATCAGATTATAGACTTACAAAAAGAACTCGGTTTCCAGGAAGAACGCTCCCTGGCGACTTCAGAACTTTTGACCCTGGTTCTGACCTCCAATTATTTCTTTGGTGAAATGGATGATCTGCCTGCTCAATATCAGTTCACAGGGCCTGTTCTTACCGAAAGACGCGTTTCATGCGAATTCGACTGGGATAGACTCAAAAGCAATGACAACAAAAAAATCCTGGTAAGCATTGGAACCACCTTCGATCATGATCATAAAAAAGCGTTCTTCCAGAAGGTCATTGATGCCTTTAAAGATGAAAACTTAACCGTTGTCGTGGTGTCTGATCCACAGCTTTTCGAGCAGTGGCCGGATAATTTTATGGTGTACCAGCAGGTTCCTCAATTAGATCTTTTACCTCATCTTGACGGTGTGGTATGCCATGGCGGTCACAATACCGTATCCGAAACCTTATCCCATGGCATTCCTTTGGTAGTGATCCCGATTGCCTATGACCAGTCGCATGTTGCAGGACGTGTTGTGCGCACAGAAGCGGGTGAGCGTCTTAATTTTAACCGATTTAAAGCCCATCACCTGAAAGAAGCTGTAGAAAATATTTTAACCAATCCAGCTTACCGTGAAGCTGCTCAGAAAGTGGGACAGTCTTTTGTGGAAGCCGGAGGTTCAGCCACCGCAGCCCGTTTATTGGAACAGGCTTTATCAACATCTTCAAAACCTGAAAAACCGTCTAAATTTTTATTTGTAGTTCCACCGTTTTTCGGACATGTAAGCCCTACTTTAAGTGTTGGAGCAAGTTTAATTGCACGCGGCCATGAAGTAAAATGGTTCGGAATTACCCCTTTAGACAGTAAACATATTCCTGAAGGAGGTTCTTATTTCTATCCTGAAGAAGATCTTGTTCCGTATCAGCAAGAAATTGCCCGCATTCTAAAAAGACAGGATGACGGCCCGGCATGTTCGGGACCTGAAGTGATGAAACTCGCACTGGAAGAAACCTATGTGCCTTTCGCAAAAATGATGATGCCGGGATTAACGAGACTGACTGAGACCTGGATGCCGGATGTGATTGTGAATGACTGCATCTCTTTCGGAGGCGCTCTTTTCGCCCACAAACACAATATCCCCTGCGTAACGACCACTCCGGTTCCACCGGATGTGATGGGAGATACGGAAAAAAGTGCCCCAAAAATCTGGGAATGGCAGCAAAACCTGATCAAAGACCTGCAAAAAGAAGTAGGCATTCATGAAGAAGGAATTTATATTCATTCTCACAAACTGAATATGGTATTTACCTCACAGGCATTCGCCGGTTTTGAAACCGTTCCGCCTCATATGAAATTCGTAGGTCCGGTAAAAGGCCGCCCGAACGATGCCCCATTTGACTGGGATAAACTGAATGCCTCCACCACTCCAAAGATATTCGTGTCATTGGGAACCCTTTTGGTAGATATCAGAAAAGCTTTTTTCGAAAAAATTATTGCAGCATTTAAAGACCAGCCGGTTACAGTGATTGCCGCTACTCCACCGGAAATCTTTGAAGAATGGCCTGAGAATTTTATTGTCAACAGCTTTGTTCCCCAATCTGCGGTGATGCAGCAAATGGACATGGTGATCTGCCATGGAGGTTTCAATACCGTAAACGATACTTTCCGTAACGGATTACCAATGCTGATCACGCCCATCGCTTATGATCATTTCCATATTGCAAAACTGATCGAGCAGGCAGGCTGCGGGATCAGCATCCGATACAAAAGACTGCGTGTAGACGCTCTTCGTGAAACCGTTTTTGAATTGCTGAAAAACCCAAAATACGGAACCGCAGCTCAGGAAGTAAGCAATACATTCACTCTTGCCGGAGGGAATGATAAAGCGGTAGAACTGTTGGAGAACTTTGTACAGGAACATTCAACATTCGCTTCTGTATAAGCCTTTAAATACCTGCCTATGAAAAGAAGATTGTTATTTGGTGAGCGTATGTTGCTGGGGGACGGAACGGAACCCTTCAACGCAGTTATTGCATTCAGACTGAGAGGTTCTTTTACATTAAAAGAGATCCAGCATGCACTGGCTCAGATTCAGAATAAACATCCGTGGCTGAGAGCACTGATCAGCCACGATGAGAAAAATATACCCTGGTATACTGTTCCTGAACAGCCTGTATCCATTCCTGTAAGGATATTGACCCGACAGGGAGAAGATCAGTGGCAGGAAGAATCCAGAAGAGAATGGAATACACCGTTCAGTTATGAAAAATTACCCCTGATAAGATTCGTTTGGATCAAAGGGGAAAACGTTTCTGACATGCTGTTTGCATTCCACCATTGTCTTTGCGATGGCGGCTCTGCAATGGCTTTTTTAAAAGAGTTTTTAGCAGTACTGGACAATCCGGCAGCCGAAATCGGGAAAGAAAATCCGATATTGGGAATTCAGGATGTAGTTCCGGCTCATATTCTGAACAGCCGGAGGCAGAGAATGAAAGCAAAACTGATCGGGAGGCTGGCTGCTACAGCAATCAAATGGATTCCGGTAGGTAAAAAAGCTATAGAAAGACAGAATGACTACCTGATCCACTGGAAACTGGATGAAACGGTGAGCAAAGAATTAATTGCTTACTGCAAATCTCAGGGAGTAACTGTAAATACCTTCTTGAGTGCGGCAGTATTGCAGGCCTTTAAAAAAGTGAGAGATGAGAAATCCTTCAACAAAGTTTCCTGTCCGGTAGATATCAGGCGTTTTGCCAATCAAATCAAGGAAGATCATATTTTCGCTTTCGGGCTGATGATTGTGGTTTCTTCTGATGAAAAACTGAGTTTTTCAGACAACCTTCGTGCGATGCAGAAATCGGTGGAACAAAAGACCTCAAAACTGAATCCTTATATTACGATGATGGTGATGGAATCCGGACATGATGCGCTGAAGAATTTCACCAGGCTTTTAAAGAACGGAAAATCATCCAACGACTGTATGTTTTCCAATCTGGGACGTATTCAGATTCCTCATCAGTATAAGGCTTTCAGTGTAGATACTATTTTCAGCCCTACAGTCATCGGACCGTTGGGAAATACCACTACGATGGTGACCTCTACCTACCGTGGTGAAATGGATTTTTCATTCATGGGAAGCGAAGGCTATTTACCTTACACTGATGCATTGGCCGTCCGAGATGAGGTAATGCAAACAATTCATTCACAATTAAAACAAGTCGCAGTATCATGATCAGACGACCTTTAATGATGGTGGAAAGGATCATGTATGTAGATCCGGAAACGCCTTTAAACTGTGTGTATACTGCCAGGATCAGCGGGCAGATTACTGAGGAAAACTTTACAACGGCCTTAGTGAAAATCCAGCAGAAACATCCTTTGCTGAGAGCGGTTATTGATCATAAAATCGGGCGTTATCCCTATTTTACAGGACAGAAAGATATTGAACCTATTCCGCTTCGTATTGTAGAACGAAAGGCAGAAGACGACTGGTTCAGGGAATCTGAAAGAGCGTGGTTTCAGCTTTTCGAAGAACCCAGAAAACCACTTGCTGAGGTCGTATGGGTGAAAGGAGAGAACGTTTCCGAAATCCTTTGGGTAATGCCGCACTGCATTTCGGACGGAACCACGGGAGTGACATTAATGCGCGAACTTTTAAGTTTACTGGACAATCCTTATGCTCCATTAATCCCTTACGTAGCTTTTGAATCTGTGGATGATTTCCTGCCTTCAGATTTTAATGCAGGAATTAAAAAATATAAGGCCAGCCTTTATCTGCTGTTTGCAAAGCTCTTCTTCTCTATCCAGCGAAAAAGTAAAAAGAGAAACGTTGGAAACAACTATGCCATCCACTGGAAGATGACTCCAGAAGACACCAAACTGATCACTGAAAAATGTAAGGCCAACGGAATCTCCGTCCATGCATTGCTGTGTTCTGCTGTGATGCAGGCGTTCCGTGATGTACAGGGAGACCGTGCCAAAGGTAAGGTGATCAGTCCGGTAGATGTGCGTCATTTTATTCCGGAAATTAAGGAAGATCATCTGTTTGCTTTTGCTCCCACGGTAGAACTCTCCATCAAAAAAGGGAGTAAAGATGTGATGGCTAACGCTAAGCAGATCAAAAAAGACCTTACGGAGAAAATCAATAAGATGGAAGCCCGTGAACTCCTGTGGATGGGAGAACATATGCACCCTGTTGCAGAACGCATGATCCATATGCTGAAATCCAGTGAGGGCGGTCATGATATCACCTTATCCAATATGGGAAAAGTGAATATCCCGAATGATTATAAAAACTTCAAACTGGAAACCGTGATCAGTCCTACCGTGGCTTTTCCATGGCTGAACTCGAACACCTTGGTGACCAGTACGTACAACCAGCAAATGGACTTTACC of the Chryseobacterium aureum genome contains:
- a CDS encoding alpha/beta fold hydrolase, with the protein product MPIITVNNRQVHIQELNKGAEHTVVLIHGMFSNLSIYYFNIAPVLAKHFHVVMYDLKSHGMSERFPDGYDLDNMSSDLIGLIDHLQLEKVHLAGYSFGGLIALKTALEYPDRIHQLVVIEAPDPQDEKARNIIDEYSKEFLEHYVANFTDTTKVQMGKRQMEKNHRMYEFLFNETTIKADMIREKHFLGETDFSKLTAPTLLLYGADSNCRPTGEWLQSQISQSELELIPGDHNIPIQEPQRIAETIAQFLSKILTQNHG
- a CDS encoding condensation domain-containing protein; this encodes MKRRLLFGERMLLGDGTEPFNAVIAFRLRGSFTLKEIQHALAQIQNKHPWLRALISHDEKNIPWYTVPEQPVSIPVRILTRQGEDQWQEESRREWNTPFSYEKLPLIRFVWIKGENVSDMLFAFHHCLCDGGSAMAFLKEFLAVLDNPAAEIGKENPILGIQDVVPAHILNSRRQRMKAKLIGRLAATAIKWIPVGKKAIERQNDYLIHWKLDETVSKELIAYCKSQGVTVNTFLSAAVLQAFKKVRDEKSFNKVSCPVDIRRFANQIKEDHIFAFGLMIVVSSDEKLSFSDNLRAMQKSVEQKTSKLNPYITMMVMESGHDALKNFTRLLKNGKSSNDCMFSNLGRIQIPHQYKAFSVDTIFSPTVIGPLGNTTTMVTSTYRGEMDFSFMGSEGYLPYTDALAVRDEVMQTIHSQLKQVAVS
- a CDS encoding glycosyltransferase, yielding MAKFAFIVPPLTGHVNPTLSIGAALLKRGHEVAWISLDPTLEAKLPEGGKLLLIQYDQTDEEKKESEQYLDIISKKVVYGIDSVKFLYEEVLIPLNRHCYNGIVSLLKIEQPDLIIGDHQLFAAPVAAKALGIPYATSVTAPAAIKIMNELPKVHEWEVNQIIDLQKELGFQEERSLATSELLTLVLTSNYFFGEMDDLPAQYQFTGPVLTERRVSCEFDWDRLKSNDNKKILVSIGTTFDHDHKKAFFQKVIDAFKDENLTVVVVSDPQLFEQWPDNFMVYQQVPQLDLLPHLDGVVCHGGHNTVSETLSHGIPLVVIPIAYDQSHVAGRVVRTEAGERLNFNRFKAHHLKEAVENILTNPAYREAAQKVGQSFVEAGGSATAARLLEQALSTSSKPEKPSKFLFVVPPFFGHVSPTLSVGASLIARGHEVKWFGITPLDSKHIPEGGSYFYPEEDLVPYQQEIARILKRQDDGPACSGPEVMKLALEETYVPFAKMMMPGLTRLTETWMPDVIVNDCISFGGALFAHKHNIPCVTTTPVPPDVMGDTEKSAPKIWEWQQNLIKDLQKEVGIHEEGIYIHSHKLNMVFTSQAFAGFETVPPHMKFVGPVKGRPNDAPFDWDKLNASTTPKIFVSLGTLLVDIRKAFFEKIIAAFKDQPVTVIAATPPEIFEEWPENFIVNSFVPQSAVMQQMDMVICHGGFNTVNDTFRNGLPMLITPIAYDHFHIAKLIEQAGCGISIRYKRLRVDALRETVFELLKNPKYGTAAQEVSNTFTLAGGNDKAVELLENFVQEHSTFASV
- a CDS encoding phthiocerol/phthiodiolone dimycocerosyl transferase family protein — its product is MIRRPLMMVERIMYVDPETPLNCVYTARISGQITEENFTTALVKIQQKHPLLRAVIDHKIGRYPYFTGQKDIEPIPLRIVERKAEDDWFRESERAWFQLFEEPRKPLAEVVWVKGENVSEILWVMPHCISDGTTGVTLMRELLSLLDNPYAPLIPYVAFESVDDFLPSDFNAGIKKYKASLYLLFAKLFFSIQRKSKKRNVGNNYAIHWKMTPEDTKLITEKCKANGISVHALLCSAVMQAFRDVQGDRAKGKVISPVDVRHFIPEIKEDHLFAFAPTVELSIKKGSKDVMANAKQIKKDLTEKINKMEARELLWMGEHMHPVAERMIHMLKSSEGGHDITLSNMGKVNIPNDYKNFKLETVISPTVAFPWLNSNTLVTSTYNQQMDFTFMSNENFLPKKEAYLIKDKAIELLTTSL
- a CDS encoding acyl carrier protein, which gives rise to MDTVNATLKMNHEELFTLLKGFITEVIGAEFVEEMDITPQSSFTRDLEMDSIEIVSFSEKIKAHFGDQIDFTGWLSSMDLDQLINLDLSMIINYIYECQ